Proteins found in one Plasmodium malariae genome assembly, chromosome: 13 genomic segment:
- the PmUG01_13041100 gene encoding cysteine protease ATG4, putative, translating into MELGERLLEHKYKKGQYGKKTNKNVVDQNKHYSNNIILLQKPKTNNTNITNIANIANTANIANTANIANIASPSRANQSLKKKRKNSLSKYKNNIININKKNVEDVRTHPNVSTNKFINYLNNIKYNFSLKRYFKMLVNVSIYNYFPLNLRNVSNDICMCGQYFNLKDTETFKFFLILCKSKVLFTYRSNFLLKISDSWNFASSSTSTSSNNTTANTAATTAVSNSTIIEVATSRSNNSIINNIVDSTRNNEILSCSTKCGSVYFNNIEKVLENIKSLEKIKENRTKKNKTRKNLYYKERVINFTNIPEHFIKKVYFDEKECFYINFEKLSKYSSSYCFSRNNYRYKNKYRRTFYNNNYIQNNYLEKENAKDTHVVYSTDGSSNTIAYVYSFENNSHVFKENKQHTDDPDNYHYEAIKYINSNDDVNDDAPHVNGHCAEQKDNSTKKEYLKTYINRNCKEIVNDDNTFNEYNNNVIKRKQYKKLKNLYLKKGGKKYVINSKIKKYINTLFKKRKKRNKSKSNKQGDDTISIYMSDRGWGCMIRVVQMVLANILIKYQISKKYAFFHNIGDYIFYKNYLNKLYIEGNERKNGQEFTKDDTKMGTTENVKKIEQNNKSTRRKEIRKDVEKGMEIINAITKIPYEECTKKEIKESDNFNKKVQAKVLPKNDSYSSIYNNSSYASPNELTYYSNRTMKNADDVTISDIHPVDTYSSERHNTTKKYNSSCYYIKNYENFLNDNNENVKNMEINNSLVYYVLLQFRDIENAKYSIQNIIYETMKYKKVAQKNVQHLVYEWLGPTSSAIIISDLINKKRVQFLKKKKKKTSLNHEKYTLENDIISKSSTIEKKKKKEVYPDHTTKKSAKCVFVKRKNGHAFFSSVFETGVIYNNKVLKFFQIKQNIFIIIWVCLKLGTDSINIAKYKQSILSCFRLKQFQGISGGNVHTSAHYFYAANENGLFYLDPHIKCQKAFTDTNNNMHSEFFTKKIKFLPWEYLNPSMSLIFVVESKDDYFNLVQNLKLIDPSIFEVYDKEPLYTFRNELNLDTEDSGLVML; encoded by the exons ATGGAGTTAGGAGAGAGATTATTGgagcataaatataaaaaaggacaatatggaaaaaagacCAATAAAAATGTTGTTGATCAGAATAAACactatagtaataatataatattgctCCAGAAACCAAAGACAAACAATACGAATATTACTAACATTGCTAACATTGCTAACACCGCTAATATTGCTAACACCGCTAATATTGCTAATATTGCTAGCCCTAGTAGAGCAAACCAatctttgaaaaaaaaaagaaaaaatagtttaagtaaatataaaaataacataataaatataaataagaaaaacgTTGAAGACGTGCGTACTCATCCAAATGTATCAAcaaataaattcataaattatttaaataatattaaatacaaCTTCTCCCTTAAgagatattttaaaatgttagtTAATGTttcaatttataattattttccctTAAATTTACGGAACGTATCAAATGATATTTGCATGTGCGGACAATATTTTAACCTTAAAGATACAGAAACTTTTAagttctttttaattttatgcaAATCAAAGGTACTGTTTACTTATAGATCAAATTTCCTTCTAAAAATTAGTGATAGCTGGAATTTCGCAAGTAGTAGTACGAGCACGAGTAGCAATAATACAACAGCTAACACAGCTGCCACAACTGCCGTTAGCAACAGCACAATCATCGAGGTTGCTACTTCTAGAAGCAATAATtctataattaataatattgttGATTCTACCCGAAACAATGAAATCCTTAGTTGTAGTACTAAATGTGGTAGTGTCTATTTTAACAATATAGAAAAAGTcctagaaaatataaaatcacttgaaaagataaaagaaaataggacaaaaaaaaataaaacaaggaaaaatttatattataaggaAAGAGTAATAAACTTTACAAATATACCtgaacattttataaaaaaggttTATTTTGATGAAAAGGAATGTTTTTACATAAACTTTGAAAAGTTATCAAAATATAGCAGTAGCTATTGCTTCAGtagaaataattatagatataaaaaCAAGTACAGAAGAACattttataacaataattatatacagaataattatttagaaaaggaaaatgctAAAGACACTCATGTAGTATATAGTACAGATGGTAGCAGTAACACAAtagcatatgtatatagttttgaaaataattccCATGTTTTTAAAGAGAATAAACAACACACTGATGATCCTGACAATTATCACTACGAAgcaataaaatacattaacaGCAACGATGATGTTAATGATGATGCCCCTCATGTGAATGGTCACTGTGCTGAACAAAAAGATAACAGCACAAAGAAGGAATACTTGaaaacttatataaatagaaacTGTAAGGAGATTGTGAATGAtgataatacatttaatgagtataataataatgttattaaaagaaagcaatacaaaaaattaaaaaatttatacttgAAGAAGGGggggaaaaaatatgttataaatagtaagattaaaaaatacataaatacattatttaaaaaaaggaaaaaaaggaataaaagcAAATCAAACAAACAAGGTGATGATACCATATCTATTTACATGAGTGATAGGGGTTGGGGGTGTATGATAAGAGTAGTTCAAATGGTTCTAGCaaacatattaattaaataccAGATATCCAAAAAATATGCTTTCTTTCATAATATAGgtgattatatattttacaaaaattatttaaacaaGTTGTACATAGAAGGAAATGAACGTAAAAATGGTCAAGAGTTTACTAAGGATGATACAAAAATGGGCACTActgaaaatgttaaaaaaatagaacaaaataataagagcacaagaagaaaagaaataagaaaagaTGTAGAAAAAGGAATGGAAATTATTAATGCTATTACAAAAATTCCATATGAAGAAtgcacaaaaaaagaaattaaggAATcagataattttaataagaaaGTACAAGCAAAAGTACTTCCAAAAAATGACAGCTATTcttcaatatataataatagcagtTATGCTTCTCCTAACGAATTAACGTACTATTCAAATAGGACAATGAAAAATGCAGATGATGTTACCATTAGTGATATTCATCCTGTGGATACATATTCTTCTGAACGACACAATacaactaaaaaatataatagctCATGTTACTATATCAAGAATTAtgaaaactttttaaatgataataatgaaaatgttaaaaatatggaaattaACAATTCATTagtttattatgtattactACAGTTCAGAGATATAGAAAATGCTAAATATTccatacaaaatattatttatgaaacgatgaaatataaaaaagttgcTCAAAAAAACGTGCAACACCTTGTGTATGAATGGTTAGGACCTACTAGCAGTGCAATAATTATTTCagatttaattaataaaaagagagttcaattcttaaaaaaaaaaaaaaagaaaacctCTTTAAACcatgaaaaatatacactagaaaatgatataattagCAAAAGCAGTActatcgaaaaaaaaaaaaaaaaagaagtttaTCCAGACCACACCACCAAAAAGAGTGCGAAATGTGTAtttgtaaaaagaaaaaatggacatgcatttttttcttcagtATTTGAAACAGgtgtaatatataacaataaagtcttaaaattttttcaaattaaacagaacatatttataattatatgggTATGTCTAAAATTAGGCACTGATTCTATAAACATTGCGAAGTACAAACAATCAATATTATCTTGTTTTCGTTTAAAACAATTTCAAGGAATAAGTGGTGGAAACGTTCATACAAGTGCTCATTATTTTTACGCAGCAAATGAAAACGGCCTTTTTTACCTTGACCCTCACATAAAATGTCAAAAAGCTTTTACagatacaaataataatatgcattCCGAATTTTTTACCAAAAAGATTAAGTTCTTACCATGGGAATATTTGAATCCATCGATGTCCCTAATATTTGTTGTTGAG TCGAAGGATGACTATTTTAATTTAGTTCAAAACTTGAAATTAATCGACCCAAGTATATTTGAGGTTTACGATAAAGAACCACTATATACTTTTAGAAACG aATTAAACTTAGACACAGAAGATTCAGGTTTAGTTatgttgtaa